Proteins encoded within one genomic window of Hahella chejuensis KCTC 2396:
- a CDS encoding ABC transporter permease subunit codes for MLLMGKDKGVAAMAANMGKYKGRSLWADAARRFARNKAALISLGVLALLLAFSLLGHYASDWSNETIDWGRLSNIYEQGQPSLENGHYFGLDHVGRDLYQRAVQGSRISLMIGVLGAFVAVVIGALYGAISGFVGGKVDSLMMRLVDVLSAFPFMFLVIVLMAIFGRNVLLMFVAIGAVSWLNMARIVRGQTLSLKRKEFIEAAFTVGVHPMVIILRHVIPNLLGVVIVYAALLVPEMIMFESFISFLGLGVSEPQTSWGALISEGADNMRSTPWMLAFPMTLLIATLFCFNFIGDGLRDALDPKGN; via the coding sequence ATGCTGTTGATGGGCAAAGACAAAGGCGTGGCGGCGATGGCCGCCAATATGGGCAAATACAAAGGCCGCAGCCTGTGGGCGGATGCGGCCAGACGCTTCGCGCGCAACAAGGCGGCGTTGATCAGCCTGGGCGTGCTGGCGCTGCTGCTGGCGTTCTCACTTTTGGGGCACTATGCCTCAGATTGGAGCAATGAAACCATTGATTGGGGACGCCTGAGCAATATTTACGAACAGGGTCAACCCAGCCTCGAAAATGGACACTACTTCGGCCTTGATCATGTAGGGCGCGACCTTTACCAAAGAGCAGTGCAGGGCAGCCGGATTTCATTGATGATCGGTGTGCTTGGCGCGTTTGTGGCGGTGGTTATCGGGGCCCTGTACGGCGCTATCTCCGGGTTTGTCGGCGGTAAAGTCGACAGCCTGATGATGCGCTTGGTGGACGTGCTCAGCGCGTTTCCGTTCATGTTTCTGGTCATCGTGTTGATGGCGATTTTCGGGCGCAACGTGCTGCTGATGTTCGTCGCCATCGGCGCGGTGAGCTGGTTGAACATGGCGCGTATCGTGCGTGGCCAGACCTTGAGTCTGAAGCGCAAGGAATTTATTGAGGCCGCCTTCACCGTGGGCGTGCATCCCATGGTGATCATCCTGCGACATGTAATTCCCAACCTGCTTGGCGTCGTTATCGTTTACGCCGCCTTGTTGGTGCCGGAAATGATCATGTTCGAGTCATTTATTTCCTTCCTCGGCCTGGGCGTTTCCGAACCGCAAACCTCCTGGGGCGCGCTGATTTCGGAAGGCGCCGACAACATGCGCAGCACCCCCTGGATGCTGGCGTTTCCCATGACGCTGCTGATCGCCACGCTGTTCTGCTTTAACTTTATCGGCGACGGGTTACGCGACGCATTAGATCCCAAGGGTAATTGA
- a CDS encoding oligopeptide/dipeptide ABC transporter ATP-binding protein, which produces MSLLQVENLSVSFSTPEGSVKAVSGLSYTVEKGATLGIVGESGSGKSQSVFAILGLLANNAQVSGSIKFNGRELIGLSEQELNRIRSKEIGIIFQDPMTSLNPFMRVSDQLSEVLMHHKGMSKKDALNEAVRMLDAVRIPQARERVNMYPHEFSGGMRQRVMIAMSLLCNPQMLIADEPTTALDVTVQAQIMHLLKELQRELSISIILITHDLGIVAGACDHTMIMYGGRMMEYGSTLDIFKTPSHPYTQGLLKAIPRPDDESDELYSIPGNPPNLLNPPAGCPFAERCCEAGEQCEARAPALEALSGARLRACHKPWTPPHRKEPPAAGARLELEAGVRGDVI; this is translated from the coding sequence ATGTCATTGTTGCAAGTAGAAAATTTAAGCGTGTCCTTCAGCACTCCCGAAGGATCGGTCAAGGCGGTCAGCGGCCTGAGCTACACCGTAGAAAAAGGCGCCACTCTGGGTATTGTCGGCGAATCCGGCTCCGGCAAGAGCCAGAGCGTGTTCGCCATCCTCGGCCTGCTGGCCAACAACGCCCAGGTGTCCGGCAGCATTAAGTTCAACGGACGCGAACTGATTGGCCTCAGCGAGCAGGAGCTGAATCGCATCCGCTCAAAGGAAATCGGCATTATTTTTCAAGACCCGATGACCTCGCTGAACCCCTTTATGCGGGTCAGCGATCAGTTGTCAGAAGTGTTGATGCACCATAAAGGGATGTCGAAGAAGGACGCGCTCAATGAAGCCGTCCGTATGTTGGACGCCGTGCGCATTCCCCAGGCGCGGGAGCGGGTGAACATGTACCCCCATGAATTTTCGGGGGGCATGCGACAACGGGTGATGATCGCCATGTCGCTGCTTTGCAATCCACAGATGCTGATCGCGGATGAACCGACCACCGCATTGGACGTGACGGTTCAGGCCCAGATTATGCATCTATTGAAGGAGCTGCAGCGGGAACTCAGCATTTCGATCATTCTGATCACTCATGACCTGGGTATTGTCGCCGGCGCCTGCGATCACACCATGATCATGTATGGCGGGCGCATGATGGAATACGGCTCCACTCTGGATATTTTCAAAACGCCGTCCCATCCCTATACCCAGGGACTGTTGAAAGCGATTCCCAGACCGGATGACGAGAGCGATGAGCTCTACTCCATTCCCGGCAATCCACCGAATCTGCTGAATCCGCCGGCGGGATGCCCGTTTGCGGAGCGTTGCTGCGAGGCGGGCGAGCAGTGCGAGGCGCGCGCGCCTGCGCTGGAGGCGTTGTCCGGGGCGCGTTTGCGGGCCTGTCATAAGCCTTGGACGCCGCCGCACAGAAAAGAGCCGCCCGCCGCCGGCGCGCGCCTGGAGTTGGAGGCCGGCGTACGCGGAGATGTGATATGA